Part of the Nicotiana tabacum cultivar K326 chromosome 20, ASM71507v2, whole genome shotgun sequence genome, TAGAGGAATAATCTACATAGGAGGATATAAGGTAGGCACAGCTGGAGCCTTTGGAGGTAGTGACATAATCTTGCAGCCAGAAAGGAGGCTTGCTTGGTCTAGAGGACCTTCTTTGTTCAGTAGGAGGCTCAGCAGCTCGTGGAGAAAGTGCAGGCACAGTCTGAGGGACAATAGGAAAGGGATCACTAGTAGGTGGAATCATAGAAGCAGCTTCTTCTGAGTTTGTTGTGGAAGGAGGATCTCTTTGAGATAAATCTGGAGGCATCTAGTCTGAACTGAGGTTAGTAGGAAACTCTATTGCTGGTGATGCAGAAGTATAGGAAGGAATATTGCTTAGAGCAGGAGATAGCAAGTTTGGGACAGGAAATATAGAACTTCCAGTAGTTGTGACATGCTTAAAAGGAaaaacggaaaagggccaaaactaTCCCCTATCGTTTGCTAAATGGTTTATAAATAGCCTCCGTCCATCTATCCGTTCAAAAAAATACACTCCATCCATCTATCCATTCAAAAAAACACACGAACTTAATTTTATTAACAAAAATACTCCCACGACTAATGGCAGAACTGGTGGGTCTTTCATTTAATGATGTGGCAATTGTTAATTGGTCCACGTGGCATTATTGACAAAGAATCAAATATAGGTCTTATTTTTACCCATTTACCTGGTCCGGCCCTATTTATTTGACCCGcctaattattttctttctttttctttgcctttttttcctctttttttccttaTCACCGAGCATACCCACTCTCATCCACTCTCATCCCACAAAGAATTTTTAGCGTTTCTTTGTTGAAACAAATCTTTCTTTGTGTTTGAAAATATAGCTTTGGCTTTCAATTCATCTGCAATTCATGGCTCTTtgtcctcctcttcttcttcttatgaaCATCCCAAAGGTAACCCTTTACTctctttttttaccttttatagattCAATCTTTATCCTAGAATGTGATAATTTCAAGCTTTTTAGCACCTTGGTTTTAATTTTCTTGTGTGCTTGTATCAGTTATATGTAGTTATTTTTTCTCTGTTATTTCGTGGCTCTTTTGTCTTCTTATGAACAATCCAAAGATTTCCATTACTTGTCCCTTTCAAAGTTTCAATATTTCTCCTAGATTTGATTGATATATTTGGACAATTTTTGcatttgggctcaatttttttGTTTAAGATTTTTGGTTTGTTTTGATCCTTGTCTTCTTACTTAACAACCCAAATGTATCTGTTGATTTTCCATTTAAGAGTTTCAATACTTATTCTGAGTTTTATTGGAGAAATTTTAGAATCTGGTTTGAATTTTGGGTTATTTGATTTTGGGTTTATCTATTCTTTAACTAATTTGTTATTGTGTGTATGTGGTGTCCcaattggagaagaagaaaggGGGAGATCAGATGATTGGGAATGGGTGTGATAGATACTACCATTTTTGTAAATGGGTCGGATAAGGTAAATGGGTTGAAATAATATCCATTTTTTATTCCCGCCAAAGATTTTCACGTGGCCCAATTAAAAATCGCCACGTCATTAAATGAAACACCCACCAGTTCTGCCATTAGTCGCGTGGGTATTTTTGTTAATAGAATTAACTTCGTGTGTTTTTTTTGAACGGATAGATAGACGGAGTGTATTTTTGAACTGATAGATGGACGGAGGGTATTTATAAATCATTTAGCAAACGATAGGGATTGTTTTGGCATGAATGTCAACATTCTTGTTAACCATGAATGTTTTTGAGTGCAAAGTATACATCAAATAACATTTCTCAGTGGAAGAATATCTTAGAAATACAGCAGGTACTGCTCTAGTGAGAATTTATCTTGTATCTGGGGACAAGTTGCATAACACAAGTAGCCAAAGACTTTGAGATGAGACAATGAAGGGGGATGCAAATAAAGCATCTCAAATGAGGATTTGTATCCAACAACCTTAGAAGGGAGTCTATTGAGCAAATACACTGTAGTAGTAACACattcttgtaacgacccggccgacagttttaaaaatttatgccccgatccacTATTAACTACTTTTttcgtgtttatttctgctattttgattcgccgggatgtttggttttgagtttcggagtgctttgggacacctagtccccaaatgagagcttaagctttaaaaTTTGGATCAAAGTCAGAGCAGTATggagacggcctcggaatggaattccgtcggtttctttagctctgttgggtgatttcggacttaggggcatgttcggattgtgttttggaggttcgtaccttatttaggcttgaaataccgaaaatcgaatttttgaagtttctggttcgatagtgagatttttggATATCGGGCGAAATGGGATTTCTAAAGTTTTAGAATCTCcttagtgttgaatgtgacattcttgcaaaatttcaggtcattcggacgaggtttgatagactttttgatcgaaagcgtaatttgagagttttggagttcttaaaCTTGGATTCGTTgtttaattggtgttttgatgttgttttgagcattatgaagatttgaacaagttttaatgatgttttaggattatttggcatatttggttgaggtctcgggggcctcaggtgtgtttcggatgctcaacgggtcatttttggaacttagaaattgcagaaaaatgttgcagcagtcagttctagtttccttcttcgcgttcgcgagtggggtctcgcgtttgcgaagaggagcTGTGGCTGGTGAGGAATTAATGATTCACATTCACGAAGGAGATCCCGCATTCGCGAGGCTATGGGACCTTgtgcctacgcattcgcgaaggcagTCTCGGGTTCGCGTAGGAGAAGAGAAATGATCATCGCGTTCGTGGCTCAGGCATCATGTTTGCAAAGAGGGAAACTGGCTAGTGGAACTTTactgcatcgcattcgcgaccgttgtctcgtgttcgcgaagaagaacgcgcctgggcagaatgtttaagcttagaatcgagggtttagccatttttgtgaaaactagagcttgggagctcggatttatAGCTAAAATACTTTcccaattttattttgttttatttattactttttgtCCTTTTCGACCGTTTTTTATATATACTGGAGCATTCCACTTTCCATTTCTAGCGTCTATCAGAAGACATCAAAACTGAAACCTTTTACTCAAACAAGAACACTGTAATGTAATGGCGCCAAAATCTACGTCGAAGAAGGATAAATCTCCACCGTCAGATCCAGATGGAATGTTTTCGGGTATGGTTGTGTTCTTGATCGAAACCGGAGTCCAATCCAGGCGGTTACAGGTTTCAACCGCATAAACTCTTAACCCCTTCTCCTCttctaattttcctttttttttaaaaaaaaaaaaactttcaatattttgagtttgttttcttttgggGGTGTAGATATGGAAGCAGAAATTGGTGCAAATGGGGGCTAAAATAGAGGAACGTTTTTCCAAAAATGTTACTCATGTTTTTGCAATTGATGCGAATTCGCTTCTTCAGAAAGTTGATCGAGAACGTCTTACCCGCTCTAAAGCTGTGAGCTTTATTAACTCTTCTGCTCTTTACACTCTTTGGTTGCGTTTTTTAGCTTGCTGCAAATTGAGACTTTTTGTTTTTAATTGTTTTGATTTATAGTTAAAAGGGTCTTAGTCAAGTTGGTAATCTTTACACCAGGACTGGTGTCCAACTGGAGTTTTTAGTTTGTTTAGAGCACTATCAAATTAAGAATATTTGTACCTTTATTGAGTATAAATAGAATTGATATTTTTTATGGCGGTGTGCTCGAGCTAGCTTGCGCAGACCTCGACTATTCCACCAGGCATGAGGAATAGAACATAAGCGACATTTGAGGTTTCATATAGCCATTCAAACTAGTCCGGGATTGATAAGTGGTGACAgcagttgttgttgttattgcagTTAAATTTATCTTAGTAATTGTCGTAAAAAGATATTGAGGATTCATATGACCACACACAATTGGCTTGGGATTGAGCTGTACaagtagtagtagttgttgttgttatagttAAGTCTTAGTATTTCTTCCTTATGAATTTCATGTGCCGTGttagaactttgaaatcattGGCTTGGGATTGAGCTGTACAAGTAGCAGTAGAAGTTGTTATAGTTAAGTCTCAGTATTTCTTCCTTATCACTTTTATGTGCCGTGTTAGAACTTTCAAATCATTGGCTTGCCACAATGGTTAAGAGGAATTGTTAGGTCAGATACTATTGAGGTATTTctctttaaaaaagaaaaatcattgGTGTAGATTGTCTTCTGAGATTGAATTGAACAGTGTTTACTATGCTGCTGACTTTAGCTTTTGCACTCTTGATCTTTATAAGGTTGAGACATTTTAGAATTTCTGGTGATAGCTTGTGTAAATTCACATTTTGCTAATAACAAGTCCAAATTTAATCTTTTTGGATATACCTTCCTCTGTTGGTCTATGGGATTTTAGTCTTATCGTTATTCTTGACTCATTGATTAATTTCTTGGATTCTTCaaattttattgtttttcacatATAGGGTTTTTGTTTGTAAAGATTTGTGATCTTTCTTGCTGTTGTCATTCTTATCCTGCTGTGTTAAAGTATTAATCTTTTTGATAAGCTGCTTTATAGTAATACACGTGGTTATTTCAGAGACACTTGAGGATTCTGAAGTTTCTCTATATTACTGCTCACCTTTCAGGAGTGGCTTATAATTTAatcaaaaatcttcaaatttctgaAACCCCTTTATATTCTATGGGCTTTGGTACCTGAACATGTTGTTTTAGACAAAATGACTGAATTGTTTGATTTGCAATATGATGCCTTTCAAATGATTGTTACAACATTTGCTTTTTTCCTAACTATCTTGGTTATGTTTTTCGGATTTCCGTAGAAACTTCTCGCATATCAGTGGCTAGAGGACAGCTTGACAAAAGGAGAGAAAGAATTTGAGGATCTGTATGTCTTGTCCCTGCAATCAGGAGGAGGAGGCTCCCTTAGTCCTAAAGCTGATAATGGAAGTCATCCTAATAGCAGTGAAATTACACCAAAGAAAGGTCGAAGTTCTGCTGAAGATGCCAAGAATGCAAGCCCAAGACACATGATTGACGCTAAAGACCTTGCTGTAGTTGATTCACGAGATACTAAAAGTGCCTCTTCACTCGCAACACGTTCTTCAAGCCCAGAAGTGGCAAGTCCTGAGGTCATTGATTCTCATAATAAGCCTGTTAAGTCCGGCATCAAATTGCCCTTGCTGAATATGTTTTTCTGAGCCAGAGATATATGTGTTCCCATGTGGTGGATTCTCACTGTGATTCATCTATATTTCTATACCATTTGTTGACCAGGTTGGAACATCAGACTCATCTTCACTTTATAAGCCTCCGGATTTAAACCGAAATATCACTCAGATATTTGGGAAGCTCATCAACATATATAGAGGTAGGATATCTTCTAGTATGATCTATTTCTGTAGCTTCTCTCTTGTAAATGCCTTGGAGTTAGAAGTTTGAGCTTTCAAAGTATGATACGATGACTGATAGTTGATTTTAGCACTGGGTGATGACCGGAGATCATTCAGCTATTATAAAGCTATACCAGTTATTGAGAAATTGCCATTCAAAATTGAGAGTGCGAACCAGGTTAAGCACCTACCTGCTATTGGAAAGTCGATGCAAGACCATGTAAGTGAACGCCTTTATTTAAAGCTTTACTGTAAAGATACTTATTTCACACCATTTCAAGTTGCTGTTTACGTGAATGAGGTTACCAAGTTATTGGGCCCTTGTTGGTAAATGAGATTGATATAACAAGCAGAACCAGTTATCCATTAAATCATCACTTTCTTGGTTTTTAATCTCCGGATCATGAATACCTTTGCCTCCCGTTAAAGCTACAGGATAAGAGGATAGTGTTCTTTGACTGCAGATTCAGGAGATAGTCACCACAGGGAAGCTGTCTAaattggaacattttgagaaggATGAAAAGGTGCTGTTATGAGGATCTGTTGTGACAAAACCTCTCTTCTCCTGATCCTTAgtatatttcctttaaagtacAAATTTACATCAACATTTCCATGACCTCTGTTAATCAAAATGTCTCGAGTAACCTGAACTAAGCAAGCTGAAAAATGGATGCCCTTCTTCTAACATTATCATGATTTTACAGGTAAAAACAATTAGCTTATTTGGAGAGGTTTGGGGTATTGGTCCAGCCACTGCTCTAAAACTTTATGAGAAAGGACACCGAACTCTTGATGACCTTAGAAATGAGGATTCGCTGACTCATTCTCAAAGGTTGGGGTTGAAATATTTTGATGACATTCAATCCAGGATTCCACGGCATGAGGTAGCATATTATTCTTTGCAGTTTTCTCAATCATGACTGCTTACTGGTTCTTCTAAAAAGTGATGACTGATTATGTAGGTTGAAGAGATGGAGCGTCTACTACAGAAAATTGGAGAGGAAATTTTGCCCAGTGTAAGGCTTTTGTCCAATTACTTGTTAAATGTTACCTTCATGTAAATTGGCGGCGTTTCGCCTGCTCCTTGATGATGTACTGTTAATGTACCAATTGCTGGAAATTGCTCATTCCAGTCTTTAAGTGCAAAGAAATGCTTATAAGCTTGAAGGTATTTGAGAATTAGTGGAATGGAGGGCCTCAGACATGGTCCCATTTGCAAAAGGATTGTTGATGCTGGTCAAACTAATAAGCATGAAGACCAAGATTATTAAGAAAAACTAATTGGGTCAAAAGCTATTGTGAATTGTCTTTTACTTGCCAAGTTTACGCCTATTGTTCAAGCTAGACACTTTGTTTACCTATTCCTTTAAAGTCCAAGCACCAGAGCAAGAACACACaacatcctttttttttttttttgataagtaatGTAGTTTCATTGTAAAACTGCAAAAAAGTAAATGCAGCCTTTACACAGTGAATCCTTTGCTTCAGGTGATTGTTGTGTGTGGAGGATCATATAGACGTGGAAAGTCTTCTTGTGGTGATATGGACATTGTTATTACTCATGCTGATGGTAAAAGGTAAGGTTCACTCGTGATTAATCTCGTAGAACGCCTTCCATTTTCGTTGACTGAGTTCTAATGTGCTGGTTTTACTTCTTGTTTAGGTATACATATCCCAATATAAGGCTTATCTATCGCATAGATTTCCTTTATATAGTTAACTTTTCTCTATGAAATCCAAAGGTAGTTTGACGAATTATTCTATTGGAAGCAAGAAACTGCTTTTGGATTGATTCCTTTCCTCATAAATTAAAGAGAAGGCCTGAAACTTCGTACTCataatgaaacaacaacaacaacaataacaaagcCAGCTTAATCTCATAcatggggtttggggagggtagtgtgtacgcaccCTTACCCTTACCCTATAAAGGCAGAGAGGCTACCTTAcaaaggtagagaggctgtttccgatagaccctcggcgtGCTcataatgaaaatgaaataaatttcTGTGTGATCCCGTAGTTTTGAAAAGCATATTTTTTGGGGTTTGCTGGTGCGCTTGAATGTTTATGCCTTTCGGTATTTAAATGCTGACACGCTGCAACTTTTTTACCTGCCGTACGTGGGATTTCATTTGATCAAAAACCAGAATCCAGTCCATGTTTCTTTTCACAATTATTCCATTTAAACCTTGCTTTGATATATGATTTAGAGTTTTTCCAGTGCTTGATGCTCTTTTCCACTTTCTCGTTTTTCAAATTTTCTCCATTTATCTTCCGCTTGTAGCCCCACAACCCACCATGTTGCTTGTTTCTGCTTGGCCTGCTTGTGGATTCCCACTGTAAATATTTGTGCTTAGATCCTACAattttgttataaatcttatTCTCATGACAACTTCATTTCAGATATGTACTTGAAATGTGATTACTTCGCTTCATTCTTTCAGTCATATAGGCTTTCTTCCTAAGTTTGTAAAACGTCTAAAAGACATGAAGTTTTTGAGAGAAGATCTGGTCTTCAGTGTTCATAGCACAGAGGTAATTACTTATTTTCAGTTTTCAACTTGTCATCTTCATGCTTTCTTACTAGTCACGTTTTTTGCAACCTTTCATTTTGAGCTTGTATGTTTTTTCAAATTGGAGCTTTTAAACTTCCAATATCCCTTTTGGTCTTACTCCCTTTTATTAAAGTTTAAGCGTCTATTTAGGTGCACTCGGGCAgtctattttgttctttttgcatGGAAGAGTAGACAATATTAACTCCACTTATATGGGTGACCTCGTTAATCCAAATCTTCAGTCATATATCTTGTCAATCCAAAGTTTGGTGCCATGTTTCGTCTTTTGTGCCTTTCTTTTGTCATAGTGGGGACAATTGCGAATTTCAGTAGTCTCAAGCTAAGTGTAGTCCAACTTTTTAgatcttattattattatccagTATGTAGCTGTTGCTAGGGAATTTGACACAGAATGTATGTGATATCACTCATTTGCTTTGTTCTTTCGACACACACTATATAAAGTACGTTCTCTGCTCAAAGAATTTTGTGGGTTCATAGCTATAGTTTTCATGGAGTTCTTTATGAAACTGAAATTAATAGTTTAATACAGTAATAGATAGGGGTCTTTACACAAATAACCGACTGAATTCACTATTTACTTTTCCTAGTCGGTATACATAGATTAAATAATGATTATACATGGTCATACACATTAATACATGAATTACGCATAAAGTATACATTcgccggctatttttagtttaagctgTTGGATGGgcggctatttaggttaattcttctaatTGATATAATTCTATCTTCTTTAAATTTTCTTCTTGTCCAAGTGCCAAACTAAAGTAATGTTTCATCTGATGGCAGGGTACAGATTCAGGAGTCGACACATATTTTGGGCTTTGCACCTATCCTGGCCGAGAATTGCGACATCGCATTGACTTTAAGGTATACTGATGAGATGTCATTTGTTTGGTCAAGCAATGATCTTCATTCGTCAGATATTTTTGGTTGCGTACAGATTAAGTGGTAATTTAATTGATGACTAATATGATGAGTATCCTCGTTCCACTATATATTTGGGCAAAATATAAATTTGGCATGTTGGCTGAAGCTAATTGCATTCGCTAGCCAAAAAgtgtataaatatgtatatagTACACAAATATACAAACAATATACATGTTGTCGGCGATTATTTTTGGGAGCGGCTAAAATTACACATTTCTCAATATTTTTGGTGCTTTAAAGATGTAGTGGTCAATTTTATTGATGACAAGTATGTGGAGTGTATATCCTCCTCCCAGAACTCGTTTGCAATTATTTTACCAAAAACACTGCCAAATAGAAATCTTTATGATATATGAGATGCAGAGTATCACCGGTCTTCGTTCTCAtgaataaactgaaaaataatcaGGAAAGAGTAGCTTGGTTTGAGAATAGCTTTTGTCTCATATTGGTTTGAGTCCTATTAAGTATTAACTGTTGACAATTTTTGGCATACGTCAAGTGCACGATCTGGATCTACTTTTGTTCATTCGATGCTGTTGGAAATAATATGCATGAGAcatgagtaattcttatatgtaAAAGTTGCAGCCTCACTTCTGTTGTTAGGTGTATCCAAGGGATATATATGCATTTGGACTGATAGCATGGACTGGTAATGACGTCTTGAATAGGAGGTATGCCCCCTTTTACTCACTACCAAGCGATACCAGGGAGTCTATTTGGATGGTTCTCTATAATATAATTCATCGTCCAATTTCTTTTACAGGCTTAGATTATTAGCAGAGTCCAAGGGCTTCCATTTAGATGATACAGGGCTATTTCCAGCTACTCATGGAGCCGGTGGGAAACGGGTATATAATTTTCTTGGTTGCTGCAATCATAAGTTCCACTTTGttcctgtttttcttttttcttcattcTTCATGTTGGTGTGACTCGACGTCTAATGCACAGACTAAAGGTAGTGCAAGCTTGAAGTTTGATACAGAGAAGCAAGTCTTTGATTTCCTTGGATTTCCTTGGCTCGAACCGAATGAAAGGAACTTGTGAGACCTGCAACGCGAACTTGATCTTCCTGCTACGCCAGTTTTGCTAGCTTTTGGTGATCAACACTGGATACCAAAACTCCAAGGGAGATAAAAGTTGATCAAGCTGAGTTTTGACTTCCATGTCTGAATTGTATGGAACAAAATGTGTGAGATGTAAAGGGTTATGTATCTAGGTGGATCATAGAGCATGTATATATGTAAAGTCTTGTAGAATAGGTAAATCTTTTCAGCCATGGAGCAAAAGCACCTTCCTTTTCTAACCCATGATCACTACTTGAAAGAGCAAAATGCACTGAGGGAAtgttctttttttctcttctgtTTGTCATCTCCTTTGATAATTTTAACGTATCTTATTTAATCAAGGTCCAACTCTAAAATACCTATGCCTTTATGGAGAAAATAATCCCGTTAGGAAAGCAAAGAACTGAAGAAagcacaaaagaagaaaaggaaagagaactcctaaaacaaaaataaatatatataaaaaataatagtaGTGCGGAGTACCTAATATTTATATAaagtttcctatttttttttatttttttattttggttcctATGTTTCTTTTTGGTTCATTTGCTTTAAAAAATATAAGGAATATGTTCAAGGGAAAAATTACTAGGAACAGagataaaaatatcaaaaacaaaaaagCTAAAACCCAAGTTTAAATTAAGTTTTATCTCTTCACGGTATTTAAAAAAATGTTCAATGTAATGTGAGCTGAGGGATTACAATTGACAACTGCCTACTCAATACTCCTTATTGTAAATTAGCAACTTATACACAATTTTAAACAGGAGTTCACCGTTATATGACATGTACTATATAAACCTTTTTAAATATCTCGATTTTGTCTAAATATTTCTTTCCAGCATTAGTGGATAAGTAAAGATTTTAAACTCTCTCGACTGTTGTTATTTGACAAGATATTTTAGCATAAAAATActggaagtatatatatatatatatatatatatatatatatatatatatagtatattatatattAGATAAGAGAAAAGGGAATTGTCTTTACACACGGTGCGGCTGCAGAGAAGTAAGATGGCTTCGGCTATACCAGTTGTCTCCTCATCCAttctcatttcttcttcttcgccCTCAGTTTATCTTCCATTTTCAACAAGTTCAGTCAGTTGGGTTTCAGCTTCTTCctcatacacctctatttccacTTGGGTTTCTTCCAATACCTTAAAATACAGCAAAAGTAGAAACCTCATTTGCAGAGCTGCTGAATACAAATTCCCCGACCCCATTCCTGAGTTTGCTGATTCTGtgagttttcttcttcttcttcttcttctttttatttacttatttattcATTTGTCTGGATCTTTTATTTGTGGGGGGTTTTAGGAAACGGAGAAGTTCAGGGATCATTTACTGAAGAAACTACCTAAGAAGAAAGATGTCTACGGAGATTCAATTGATGAAATTGTGGGAATCTGCACCGAGGTACTTTCCCTATTTCTTCACcatcctcttttcttttatttttagaacaAAAAAACCCGTCCTCATTGCATATATGCTTTGTAATGGTGTACCAAGATTTTTGCTTTGTGGCCACAGAAGTTTAGATGACATAATCCAGTGAGACATAATTTATTAATCAACTAGGCCTCGGTTTAAGTTAAGATAACTATGCCTTTTGAAGCTAACTTAAATTCCAAACCAGTGCATATCATTGTTGCTGTTAGATGATTAACATATCAAGTATAACAGCAATAGGTATTAGCGGCGTTATGCTTCAAACAGATGGACTGTAACTGATGCAAAGTATTTCATATATTGCTTGTGTCCATGAAATAAAACTAGTACCCTGGA contains:
- the LOC107817483 gene encoding DNA polymerase lambda-like isoform X1, with product MAPKSTSKKDKSPPSDPDGMFSGMVVFLIETGVQSRRLQIWKQKLVQMGAKIEERFSKNVTHVFAIDANSLLQKVDRERLTRSKAKLLAYQWLEDSLTKGEKEFEDLYVLSLQSGGGGSLSPKADNGSHPNSSEITPKKGRSSAEDAKNASPRHMIDAKDLAVVDSRDTKSASSLATRSSSPEVASPEVIDSHNKPVGTSDSSSLYKPPDLNRNITQIFGKLINIYRALGDDRRSFSYYKAIPVIEKLPFKIESANQVKHLPAIGKSMQDHIQEIVTTGKLSKLEHFEKDEKVKTISLFGEVWGIGPATALKLYEKGHRTLDDLRNEDSLTHSQRLGLKYFDDIQSRIPRHEVEEMERLLQKIGEEILPSVIVVCGGSYRRGKSSCGDMDIVITHADGKSHIGFLPKFVKRLKDMKFLREDLVFSVHSTEGTDSGVDTYFGLCTYPGRELRHRIDFKVYPRDIYAFGLIAWTGNDVLNRRLRLLAESKGFHLDDTGLFPATHGAGGKRTKGSASLKFDTEKQVFDFLGFPWLEPNERNL
- the LOC107817483 gene encoding DNA polymerase lambda-like isoform X3; translation: MAPKSTSKKDKSPPSDPDGMFSGMVVFLIETGVQSRRLQIWKQKLVQMGAKIEERFSKNVTHVFAIDANSLLQKVDRERLTRSKAKLLAYQWLEDSLTKGEKEFEDLYVLSLQSGGGGSLSPKADNGSHPNSSEITPKKGRSSAEDAKNASPRHMIDAKDLAVVDSRDTKSASSLATRSSSPEVVGTSDSSSLYKPPDLNRNITQIFGKLINIYRALGDDRRSFSYYKAIPVIEKLPFKIESANQVKHLPAIGKSMQDHIQEIVTTGKLSKLEHFEKDEKVKTISLFGEVWGIGPATALKLYEKGHRTLDDLRNEDSLTHSQRLGLKYFDDIQSRIPRHEVEEMERLLQKIGEEILPSVIVVCGGSYRRGKSSCGDMDIVITHADGKSHIGFLPKFVKRLKDMKFLREDLVFSVHSTEGTDSGVDTYFGLCTYPGRELRHRIDFKVYPRDIYAFGLIAWTGNDVLNRRLRLLAESKGFHLDDTGLFPATHGAGGKRTKGSASLKFDTEKQVFDFLGFPWLEPNERNL
- the LOC107817483 gene encoding DNA polymerase lambda-like isoform X2; translated protein: MAPKSTSKKDKSPPSDPDGMFSGMVVFLIETGVQSRRLQIWKQKLVQMGAKIEERFSKNVTHVFAIDANSLLQKVDRERLTRSKAKLLAYQWLEDSLTKGEKEFEDLYVLSLQSGGGGSLSPKADNGSHPNSSEITPKKGRSSAEDAKNASPRHMIDAKDLAVVDSRDTKSASSLATRSSSPEVASPEVGTSDSSSLYKPPDLNRNITQIFGKLINIYRALGDDRRSFSYYKAIPVIEKLPFKIESANQVKHLPAIGKSMQDHIQEIVTTGKLSKLEHFEKDEKVKTISLFGEVWGIGPATALKLYEKGHRTLDDLRNEDSLTHSQRLGLKYFDDIQSRIPRHEVEEMERLLQKIGEEILPSVIVVCGGSYRRGKSSCGDMDIVITHADGKSHIGFLPKFVKRLKDMKFLREDLVFSVHSTEGTDSGVDTYFGLCTYPGRELRHRIDFKVYPRDIYAFGLIAWTGNDVLNRRLRLLAESKGFHLDDTGLFPATHGAGGKRTKGSASLKFDTEKQVFDFLGFPWLEPNERNL
- the LOC107817484 gene encoding protein PLASTID REDOX INSENSITIVE 2, chloroplastic; the protein is MASAIPVVSSSILISSSSPSVYLPFSTSSVSWVSASSSYTSISTWVSSNTLKYSKSRNLICRAAEYKFPDPIPEFADSETEKFRDHLLKKLPKKKDVYGDSIDEIVGICTEILNDFLHAEYGGPGTLMVVPFIDMADTINERGLPGGPQAARAAVKWAQTHVDNDWKEWNSGKSGKSR